AGCATCGGTTACTCACTCAGCGAACCCTGTTCGTACTCGACGTCGTTGTACCGCTGGATGACCATGATGTCGTACCAGTGTCTGCGGTACTCGATCGGCACGAACTCCGTGTAATCGGTCCGTTCGGCGTAGGCCGTTCCGCTGAAATCGGTCTCGAGCCACGCGGCCTTGATGCCTTCGATGATGTCCGGATGGAGGTTGTACCGGTAGGCGATCGGTCCGTTCGGGAACGGGTTCGACGCCCAGACGATTTTGAAGTCGTCGAACTCGAGACTGCTGTCGCCCTCGACGGTGTCTTTCATACAGGTCGAACAGATCGGACCGGCGTCGTAGTCCCCGTTTGCGATCCCGCGGGTTGTCTGGGAGTGGCCGCCGGAGAATTCGACCTCGTAGTCCTCTTCTGGCGTCACGTCGAACTCCTGATCGAACAGCGCCGACGGCGCCTGGTGGCCGGAGTTCGACGCCGGCTCCGCGTGGGCCATCGTGACGTCGTCTCGAGCGAAGTCTTCGACGCTCTGGATATCGTCGGCATCGGCTCGCGTCGTGGCGAACAGTCGGTACCCGAACGCACCGTCGGAGCCGATACCGACTGCGAACGGAACCGCACCGCAGAGGTTGACCGCGAACGCGGTCGTTCCGGTCGAGAAGTTGGCGATGTGTGCACGCTCCGACCGCATCGCTTCGACGGACGCCGCGTAGTTGTCGACCTTGTTGTACTCGACTTCCTTGCCGGTCTCCTCTCGGATGCGGTCGAATATCGCTTCGAAGTCCTCCTCGTATCGTCCCTGCACGTCCTCGCTGGGGCTCTCGGTGAAGACGAGCGTATCCGGATCCAGCCACTCGCTCTCGTTCTCCGGAGTCTCCTGGACCGGCTGGCCGTGGGGGACCTCGTCGACCTCGCGATCGCCCATGTTCTCCAGGTCCTCAGTGGAGCCGCGCTCGTACCCCGCATCGATGAGCGGGGACGCGAGGTAGTTGTTTTCCTCCCAGTTCGGAGTAGCGAATTCGAACTCGTCTCCGTCGGCTAACATCGGATCCCCGGATCCGTCTCCGCCGTTTCCACCGGACCCGTCAGAGCTGGTACAGCCTGCCAGTCCCGCAACGATAGTCGCAGCCGAACTCGTCAGGACAGTGCGCCGATCGGCGTAGTATTTCGACATCACGCTGACCGAGGAAGAGCGGTAGCATAATATTCTGTATTTCTTATACGTTTGAGACACTACTACTGTTGTTGGTACTGAGTAGTACGTATCAGTACCAATCGTTAATTGAACTACGTTGATAGCAGCAGGGGGCCACCGTCGTCTCGCCGACGAAGCCAGCTTCCGGGAGAAGGGAACGAACGACCGGACGAACCGACCCGCTACGTTATCGGAGGCGATCGAGTTCCTCGATCGTCTCCGGATTCTCGATGCTGCTCAGGTCGCCCGGATCGTCGCCGGTGTAGGTCGCCTCGATGGCGCGGCGAACGATCTTCCCCGATTGGGTTTTGGGGAACTCGTCGACGAACAGCACCTCGCGCGGGCGGAACGGTTTGCCCAACTCGGCGCCGACCTGCGCCCGGAGTTCCTCGCGGAGGTCATCCGACGCCTCGTAGCCGTCCTCGAGGACGACGTACGCGACGACCGCCGTCCCTGTCGTCTCGTCCGGCGCGCCGATCGCCGCGGCCTGGTTGACGGCCTCGTGGTCGATCAGCGCACCTTCGACTTCGGCGGGGCCGACCTTGCGGCCGGCGACGTTCAGGGCGTCGTCGGCGCGGCCGTGGAGGAACCAGAAGCCGTCTTCGTCCCGCTGGGCCCAGTCGCCGTGATCCCACAGATCCTCCCAGGTCGACCAGTACTCCTCGAGGTAGCGCTCGTCGCCCGCCCACAGCGACTTCGTCATGGAGGGACAGGAGCTACGAGCGACGAGGTAGCCGCGCTCGTTGTCGTCCTTCACGGAGTTGCCCTCCTCGTCGACGATGTCGATGTCCATCCCGAGGCCGGGGCCGCCCAGCGTGCAGGGTTTGAGCGACTGGATCGGCATCGGCATCAGGAAGCAGCCACAGATCTCGGTGCCGCCGGAGATGTTGATGATCGGGCACTCCCCGTTTCCGACGTTCTCGTAGAACCAGCGCCAGGACTCGGGATCCCAGGGTTCGCCCGTCGAACCCAGTATGCGCAGCGAGGAGAGGTCGTGATCCTCGAGCCACTCGTCCTCTCCGACTCCCACGGAGCCGGACGGCTCGTCAGACGCAGTCTGACGTTCGCCGTGCTTGCGGAGCGCCCGGACGGCGGTCGGCGAGATGCCGAACTGCGTCAGGCTGTGCCGATCGATCATCGCCCAGAACCGGTCCGGATCGGGGTAATTGGGCGCCCCCTCGTACATGAACACGGTGCCGCCGAAGGTGTGGGTCCCGATCAGCGTCCACGGCCCCATCATCCAGCCGATGTCCGAGACCCAGAAGAACCGATCGGCAGGTTTGAGATCCATTCCGAAGTAGACCTCCTTGGCGCACTGAACCTGCACGCCCGCGTGAGTCTGGACGATCCCCTTCGGTTTTCCCGTCGTCCCCGACGAGTACAGCAGCATCGACTCGTGGCTCGAGGGCAGCGATTTCGTCTCGTAGGCGTCGTCCTGCGTCTCGACGGCCATTTCCCACCACTCGTCACGGCCGTCGGTCCAGGGAATTTCGTGCTCGTTGCGCGTGTTACTGCTACCGAGCCTGTCGAAAACGATCGCGTGCTCGACGTGCCCCGCCTGTTCGATCGCCTTGTCGGCCGTCGACTTGAGGAAGACCGGATCGCCCCGCCGGTAGAAGCCGTCGCCCGTGAACAGCACCGAACACTCCGCGTCCTCGAGCCGCGTCGCGACCGCGTCGACGCCGAAGCCGGAGAAGATCGGCACCGCGATCGCGCCGACCTTGAGACAGCCGTAGAGGATCGCGACGACCTCCGGAACCATCGGCATGTAGAGGCCGACGGTGTCGCCCGTCTCGACGC
The DNA window shown above is from Halopiger xanaduensis SH-6 and carries:
- the phnD gene encoding phosphate/phosphite/phosphonate ABC transporter substrate-binding protein, translating into MLADGDEFEFATPNWEENNYLASPLIDAGYERGSTEDLENMGDREVDEVPHGQPVQETPENESEWLDPDTLVFTESPSEDVQGRYEEDFEAIFDRIREETGKEVEYNKVDNYAASVEAMRSERAHIANFSTGTTAFAVNLCGAVPFAVGIGSDGAFGYRLFATTRADADDIQSVEDFARDDVTMAHAEPASNSGHQAPSALFDQEFDVTPEEDYEVEFSGGHSQTTRGIANGDYDAGPICSTCMKDTVEGDSSLEFDDFKIVWASNPFPNGPIAYRYNLHPDIIEGIKAAWLETDFSGTAYAERTDYTEFVPIEYRRHWYDIMVIQRYNDVEYEQGSLSE
- a CDS encoding AMP-binding protein → MPEHTDTDANADGDGDLETVDEDAHEPDPEFVESANVYDFMETYGIDDYEDLIERTTTDLEGIEESGLEWFWDEVVDYLGIEFDEDYDEIRDDSDGPQFTDWYVGGELNVAHNVVDRHAAVDEERRNNVATIWEGEDGEVREVTYHELHRRVNQVANALEERGVETGDTVGLYMPMVPEVVAILYGCLKVGAIAVPIFSGFGVDAVATRLEDAECSVLFTGDGFYRRGDPVFLKSTADKAIEQAGHVEHAIVFDRLGSSNTRNEHEIPWTDGRDEWWEMAVETQDDAYETKSLPSSHESMLLYSSGTTGKPKGIVQTHAGVQVQCAKEVYFGMDLKPADRFFWVSDIGWMMGPWTLIGTHTFGGTVFMYEGAPNYPDPDRFWAMIDRHSLTQFGISPTAVRALRKHGERQTASDEPSGSVGVGEDEWLEDHDLSSLRILGSTGEPWDPESWRWFYENVGNGECPIINISGGTEICGCFLMPMPIQSLKPCTLGGPGLGMDIDIVDEEGNSVKDDNERGYLVARSSCPSMTKSLWAGDERYLEEYWSTWEDLWDHGDWAQRDEDGFWFLHGRADDALNVAGRKVGPAEVEGALIDHEAVNQAAAIGAPDETTGTAVVAYVVLEDGYEASDDLREELRAQVGAELGKPFRPREVLFVDEFPKTQSGKIVRRAIEATYTGDDPGDLSSIENPETIEELDRLR